In Leopardus geoffroyi isolate Oge1 chromosome D1, O.geoffroyi_Oge1_pat1.0, whole genome shotgun sequence, a single window of DNA contains:
- the LOC123600379 gene encoding oleosin-B6, with the protein MAVPQKIKNRITIGTSSSTSWYISQGLKAESQGCLHTPAHSSGVHNNQEAEATQVSVDEQVHKQNAKDERENSKGVPASRDGSPSLPYAHRGAGTARSPVGSSGGKRSIGGSSGSASKAPAAFPAAPAHVTRAPGPPAAPALPSPAAPPRRRGVAAPRSPLRVCPPRAPGPTPSSSSSPPPPPSTARATEPSA; encoded by the exons atggcagttcctcaaaaaattaaaaaccgaaTTACCATAGGAACCAGCAGTTCTACTTCTTGGTACATATCTCAAGGACTGAAAGCAGAATCTCAGGGATGTCTGCACACTCCTGCTCACAGCAGCGGTGTTCACAATAACCAGGaggcagaagcaacccaagtgtccgtcgATGAACAAGTGCACAAACAAAATGCG AAAGATGAGAGGGAAAACTCCAAGGGAGTCCCTGCGAGCAGAGACGGCTCGCCCAGCCTGCCCTACGCACACCGGGGGGCGGGCACCGCGAGGTCGCCCGTGGGCAGCAGCGGAGGGAAACGCTCCATCGGCGGCTCCTCTGGGAGC GCAAGCAAGGCCCCCGCAGCTTTCCCTGCGGCGCCTGCCCACGTCACCCGAGCCCCCGGCCCTCCCGCGGCCCCCGCCTTACCGAGCCCCGCGGCCCCGCCGCGCCGCCGCGGCGTCGCTGCGCCCCGCTCGCCGCTCCGTGTCTGCCCTCCGCGGGCTCCGGGCCCgacgccctcctcctcctcctcgccgccgccgccgccgagcaCCGCCCGCGCCACGGAGCCTAGCGCCTAG